A section of the Metabacillus endolithicus genome encodes:
- a CDS encoding alpha/beta-type small acid-soluble spore protein, protein MSQSSNNSNSSNQLVVPGAAQAIDQMKYEIASEFGVNLGGETTSRANGSVGGEITKRLVSMAQQSMSGYTQQ, encoded by the coding sequence ATGTCACAAAGTTCAAACAACAGCAATTCGTCTAATCAACTAGTAGTACCAGGAGCAGCTCAAGCTATCGATCAAATGAAATATGAGATCGCTTCTGAATTCGGTGTTAACCTTGGTGGAGAAACTACTTCACGTGCTAACGGTTCTGTAGGTGGAGAAATCACTAAGCGTTTAGTATCAATGGCTCAGCAATCTATGAGCGGTTATACTCAACAATAA
- a CDS encoding globin-coupled sensor protein, with protein MGILFKKEKKTTTSALSDSLKNQHLATVALNITEAELKKQIGMIGLTKDDLSTALSIQPYIENNIEKIVRAFYSSFEADSGLMGIINEHSSVDRLQQTLKTHILKMFNGNLDDEDVKRMRRIAHIHVKIGLEAKWYMAAFQQLLNSIIDTVEPHFNSKQEIITVVQSISKLFNLEQQIVLEAYDNEYAKVRDEAEAAKEQIRAEVNQLATQLAEASENTNAFIQEILAQSQEIASYSADRYEAASTAEGQAHNGKNDLEKQNDLMSSIEKSTVEILQQMKSLEQTSEKINQVVSIVTAIAEQTNLLALNAAIESARAGEYGKGFAVVASEVRKLAEETKNSVQGVSSLITNIHNQIDSISGSINHVAELTTKGTDQMNDMNSFFDNILEIMNKNKQQSEQSKTDLMNFTNVINDVSNNINSIAETSENLKVMARTI; from the coding sequence ATGGGAATTTTGTTTAAAAAAGAGAAAAAAACAACAACATCGGCACTAAGTGACAGCCTTAAGAATCAACACTTAGCGACAGTTGCTTTAAATATAACAGAAGCTGAATTAAAAAAGCAGATTGGCATGATTGGCCTAACAAAAGATGATTTGTCAACAGCTTTATCAATACAACCATATATTGAAAATAATATTGAGAAAATCGTACGCGCATTCTACTCTTCATTTGAAGCAGATAGTGGTCTTATGGGTATTATTAATGAACATAGCTCAGTAGATCGCTTACAGCAAACTTTAAAAACACATATTTTGAAAATGTTTAACGGTAATCTTGATGATGAAGATGTAAAACGAATGAGAAGAATTGCTCATATTCACGTTAAGATCGGTCTTGAAGCAAAATGGTATATGGCTGCTTTTCAGCAACTACTTAATTCAATCATTGATACAGTGGAGCCTCATTTTAATTCAAAGCAAGAAATCATTACCGTTGTTCAAAGTATTAGTAAACTCTTTAATTTAGAGCAGCAAATTGTTTTAGAAGCATATGATAACGAATATGCCAAAGTGCGGGATGAAGCAGAAGCTGCCAAGGAGCAAATACGTGCTGAAGTAAATCAACTTGCAACCCAGCTTGCTGAGGCAAGTGAAAATACAAATGCATTTATTCAGGAAATTCTTGCTCAATCACAAGAAATTGCTTCTTATTCAGCAGACCGCTATGAAGCAGCTTCAACTGCAGAAGGACAAGCACACAACGGAAAAAATGACCTAGAAAAACAAAATGACCTTATGTCTTCTATCGAGAAAAGTACAGTTGAAATTCTACAACAAATGAAATCGCTAGAACAAACGTCTGAAAAAATTAATCAAGTCGTTTCAATTGTAACCGCTATTGCAGAACAAACGAATTTACTGGCTCTAAATGCTGCTATTGAATCAGCACGTGCCGGTGAATATGGCAAAGGTTTCGCCGTTGTTGCGAGTGAAGTTCGTAAGCTTGCTGAAGAAACAAAAAATTCAGTTCAAGGTGTATCAAGCTTAATCACAAATATTCATAACCAAATTGATAGTATTTCCGGTTCTATTAATCATGTTGCCGAGCTAACAACTAAAGGAACTGACCAAATGAATGACATGAACTCATTCTTTGATAACATTCTTGAAATCATGAATAAAAACAAACAACAAAGCGAACAATCTAAAACAGATTTAATGAATTTCACAAATGTTATTAACGATGTTTCTAACAACATTAATTCAATTGCTGAAACTTCCGAAAATCTAAAAGTAATGGCTAGAACAATATAA
- a CDS encoding PucR family transcriptional regulator: MLENLQKHYGEALTTNYNRHDTNFEWFQTDLGKPFGILKSELSSEEINLLSSLFQSIKVIDEDQYTINQRKWYDFLFSDHEHRESPLSSDHTTSLRFYYFFLKQPIDDKQNFEEAVKGIMNTDLVIWLSLSHGIMIEEKPNHILEIDSLKDLSDTLTTDFYVEPFIYIGQLQKNDHSLKEKFSLEHACFQSIHRSSNKEKVLSFYDVLPIFILRAPSMLKKEILSNHFLEIIEDKELLHTIEAFFHSNLNASSTAKRLFIHRNSLQYRLEKLLEKTGLDIRIFSNAAFIFLAIILAQHEN, encoded by the coding sequence ATGTTAGAAAATTTACAGAAGCACTATGGAGAGGCGCTAACAACAAACTATAATCGTCATGATACAAATTTCGAATGGTTTCAGACAGATCTTGGTAAACCTTTTGGAATTTTAAAATCCGAATTAAGTTCTGAAGAAATAAACTTATTATCCTCACTCTTTCAATCAATAAAAGTTATTGATGAAGATCAATATACAATCAATCAGCGGAAATGGTATGATTTTCTATTCAGTGATCATGAACATCGCGAATCCCCACTTTCTAGTGATCATACTACTTCTTTACGCTTTTATTATTTTTTCCTTAAGCAGCCAATTGATGATAAACAAAATTTCGAAGAAGCCGTTAAAGGAATTATGAACACAGATCTTGTTATCTGGTTAAGTCTTTCACATGGAATTATGATCGAGGAAAAGCCTAACCACATATTAGAGATTGATTCACTAAAGGACTTAAGTGATACACTTACAACTGATTTTTATGTAGAACCGTTTATTTACATAGGCCAATTGCAAAAAAACGATCATTCTCTAAAAGAAAAATTTTCACTTGAACACGCCTGCTTTCAAAGCATACATCGTTCCAGTAACAAAGAAAAAGTGCTTAGCTTTTATGATGTGTTACCTATCTTTATCTTGAGAGCCCCTTCTATGTTAAAAAAAGAAATATTATCAAATCATTTCTTAGAAATCATAGAAGATAAAGAGCTCCTCCACACAATTGAGGCGTTTTTCCATTCAAATTTAAATGCTTCTTCAACCGCTAAAAGGCTATTTATTCACCGTAACAGTCTGCAATATCGCTTGGAAAAACTACTTGAAAAAACCGGGTTGGACATTCGCATTTTTTCAAATGCAGCCTTTATTTTTCTTGCCATTATTTTAGCTCAGCATGAAAATTAA
- a CDS encoding ABC transporter ATP-binding protein: MAELQLNNIYKIYDNKVTAVEDFNLHIQDKEFIVFVGPSGCGKSTTLRMVAGLEEISKGDFFIDGKRMNDVAPKDRDIAMVFQNYALYPHMNVYDNMAFGLKLRKLPKDEIERRVTEAAKILGLEQYLQRKPKALSGGQRQRVALGRAIVRDAKVFLMDEPLSNLDAKLRVAMRAEITKLHQRLQTTTIYVTHDQTEAMTMATRLVVLKDGIIQQVGSPKEVYDKPENAFVGGFIGSPAMNFFKGTLTDGKFSFGTTSVAVPEGKMKYLREQGYVNKEILMGVRPEEIHDEPVFIESSQGTKITAKIEVAELMGAETMLYSEIDGQSFVARVDSRTDVKPGQSLDLALDMNKAHFFDTESEVRIRPAGEK; encoded by the coding sequence ATGGCTGAATTACAATTAAACAATATTTATAAAATTTATGATAATAAAGTAACTGCTGTAGAAGATTTCAATCTTCACATTCAAGATAAAGAGTTTATCGTATTCGTTGGTCCATCTGGTTGTGGTAAATCTACTACACTTCGTATGGTTGCAGGATTAGAAGAGATTTCAAAAGGTGATTTCTTCATTGATGGAAAACGTATGAATGATGTTGCACCAAAAGATCGTGACATCGCAATGGTATTCCAAAACTACGCTTTATATCCACATATGAACGTATATGATAACATGGCATTCGGTTTAAAGCTTCGTAAGTTACCTAAAGATGAAATCGAGCGTCGTGTAACTGAAGCTGCGAAAATCCTAGGTCTTGAACAATACCTACAACGTAAACCAAAAGCGTTATCTGGTGGTCAGCGTCAGCGTGTTGCATTAGGTCGTGCGATCGTTCGTGATGCAAAGGTATTCTTAATGGATGAGCCGTTATCAAACCTTGATGCTAAGCTTCGTGTAGCAATGCGTGCTGAAATCACAAAATTACACCAACGCTTACAAACAACAACAATCTATGTAACACATGACCAAACTGAAGCGATGACAATGGCTACTCGTCTTGTTGTATTAAAAGATGGTATCATCCAACAAGTAGGTTCACCTAAAGAAGTTTATGACAAGCCTGAAAATGCATTTGTTGGCGGATTCATCGGATCACCTGCAATGAACTTCTTTAAAGGAACTCTTACTGATGGTAAATTCTCTTTCGGTACTACATCAGTAGCTGTACCAGAAGGTAAAATGAAATACCTTCGTGAGCAAGGCTATGTAAACAAAGAAATTCTAATGGGTGTACGTCCAGAAGAAATCCATGATGAGCCTGTATTCATCGAATCATCTCAAGGAACTAAAATCACAGCTAAAATTGAAGTAGCTGAGTTAATGGGTGCTGAAACAATGCTTTATTCTGAAATCGATGGTCAATCTTTCGTAGCACGTGTTGACTCTCGTACAGATGTGAAGCCAGGTCAATCACTTGACTTAGCATTAGACATGAACAAAGCTCACTTCTTTGATACAGAATCAGAAGTACGTATTCGTCCTGCTGGCGAAAAATAA
- the nhaC gene encoding Na+/H+ antiporter NhaC, whose product MNDQIKTFTFQQSLLILLLVLATIFASLFVLKTEPHIALLICLVLISIIGLLNKFKWKELETGIVQGIQNGIQPIIILALIGVLIGAWMSSGTIPTVMVYALTVINPEYLLMTSLFSCMVISSLVGSSFTTVSTIGVALMGAGMAAGLPIEWVAGAIISGACFGDKMSPMSDTTNFASGVSSVDLFTHIRHMTFTTLPSILIAAVIFFILGRITPIDFTSVDDMKNMISIIESQVNISIITLFSPLIVIILAIKRVAVIPSLVIGIITAGITAIVFQGLMLNEFLAVLQNGTSYSIENEQVSNMLNRGGLQSMMWSISLILIAFAFGGLLHTLSIIPTLLNGLIERIQSKGQLILSTAASSFGVNLLTGEQYLSILIPGQSFKGLYDKIKLDRKYLSRTLEDAGTLLNPLIPWGVSGAFFAQTLGVPVLAFLPFAFFLYLSPIFTVLYGFLSKRV is encoded by the coding sequence ATGAATGATCAAATAAAAACCTTTACTTTTCAACAATCGTTACTAATCTTGTTACTAGTATTAGCAACGATATTTGCCAGTTTATTTGTATTAAAAACAGAACCACATATTGCCTTACTTATTTGTTTAGTTCTAATCTCAATCATTGGCTTACTTAATAAATTCAAATGGAAAGAATTAGAGACAGGTATTGTCCAAGGAATTCAAAATGGAATTCAACCTATTATTATATTGGCACTTATAGGTGTATTAATTGGTGCTTGGATGAGTAGCGGGACAATTCCAACAGTTATGGTTTATGCTTTAACTGTCATTAATCCAGAATACTTATTAATGACCTCCCTTTTTTCATGTATGGTCATTTCAAGTTTAGTAGGAAGCTCTTTTACAACAGTTAGCACAATTGGTGTTGCTTTAATGGGAGCAGGTATGGCAGCAGGCTTACCAATTGAATGGGTTGCTGGGGCAATTATTTCTGGAGCATGCTTTGGTGATAAAATGTCTCCAATGTCCGATACAACAAACTTCGCTTCTGGTGTTTCATCTGTAGATTTGTTTACTCATATTAGACATATGACATTCACTACTTTACCAAGCATTTTAATTGCTGCCGTGATCTTTTTTATTTTAGGTCGAATCACACCTATTGACTTTACGTCAGTAGATGACATGAAAAACATGATTTCTATTATAGAATCTCAAGTTAACATTAGCATCATCACATTGTTTTCACCTCTTATAGTCATTATTCTGGCTATAAAAAGAGTCGCGGTTATCCCATCTTTAGTGATTGGAATTATAACAGCAGGAATAACAGCCATCGTTTTTCAAGGATTAATGCTGAATGAATTTCTTGCAGTTTTACAAAATGGAACTTCTTATTCTATAGAAAATGAACAGGTTAGTAATATGTTAAACCGGGGCGGCCTACAATCAATGATGTGGTCCATCTCACTTATCTTAATTGCCTTTGCCTTCGGTGGGTTACTTCATACATTAAGCATTATCCCTACACTATTAAATGGATTAATTGAACGTATACAGTCAAAGGGACAGCTTATTTTATCAACTGCCGCTTCATCGTTTGGCGTAAACCTATTAACAGGTGAACAATACTTATCAATTCTTATCCCAGGTCAATCGTTTAAAGGTCTTTACGATAAAATCAAGCTAGATCGCAAATATTTATCACGAACACTTGAAGATGCCGGAACATTACTTAATCCCTTAATTCCATGGGGAGTTAGCGGGGCTTTCTTCGCTCAAACACTTGGTGTACCCGTTTTAGCGTTTTTACCATTTGCGTTCTTTTTATACCTATCACCTATTTTTACAGTTTTATATGGATTTTTAAGTAAACGTGTATAA
- a CDS encoding ribonucleoside-diphosphate reductase subunit alpha, which produces MSIATSPIIYNNKNDQEAFDISKLTSYIESIHQNFPSLHIDDYLTRIQNTIVQRESYTTDQLTNLLILEGLSNINEQEPEWTYFCAQIYLSKLYKEAAENRGYDKKQKYGDFYDLVNTLVSKGLYSSRLLEQYSQSELSQIGSFIKPENDNLFTYIGLRTLADRYLTRDFSKQTYELPQERFVMIAMTLMANENKDHRLELVRQAYWAMSNLYMTVATPTLSNAGKPVGQLSSCFIDTIDDSLQGIFDSNTDIANLSKSGGGVGAYLGKIRSRGSDIRGFKGVSSGVIPWMKQLNNTAVSVDQLGQRKGAIAVYLDVWHKDIFSFLDSKLNNGDERMRTHDLFTGVCIPDVFMEQVEARGDWYLFDPHEVRKVMGFSIEDYFDEQKGQGSFREHYWECVQNEQLSKEKVPAIDIMKRIMISQLEAGTPYMFYRDEVNRKNANSHQGMIYCSNLCTEITQNQSPTTVEEQFTEDGKIITVKTPGDFVVCNLSSINLAKAVTDDVLETLIPIQVRMLDNVIDLNTIPVLQARLTNEKYRAIGLGTFGWHHLLALKQLKWENEEAVSYADKLYERISYLTIQASMELSKEKGAYPVFKGSDWETGSYFDKRGYSTSDSDLDWDTLKKDIQSYGIRNSYLMAVAPNASTSIIAGSTASIDPIFQKVYSEEKKDYKIPVTVPDLNSETTWYYKSAYFIDQKWSIKQNAARQHHIDQSISFNIYVQNTIKAKDLLDLHITAWREGLKTTYYLRSTSSTIEECDSCAS; this is translated from the coding sequence ATGAGCATCGCAACATCCCCTATTATTTATAACAACAAAAACGATCAGGAAGCATTTGACATATCTAAATTAACTTCATACATTGAAAGCATTCATCAAAACTTCCCTTCTCTACATATAGATGACTACTTAACACGAATCCAAAACACGATCGTACAAAGAGAGTCTTATACTACAGATCAACTTACTAATTTACTCATTCTAGAAGGATTATCAAATATAAATGAACAAGAGCCGGAATGGACATATTTTTGTGCGCAAATCTACTTATCAAAATTGTATAAAGAAGCTGCAGAAAACAGAGGGTATGACAAAAAGCAAAAATATGGAGATTTTTATGATTTAGTGAACACTCTCGTCTCAAAGGGACTTTACAGCTCTAGGCTTCTTGAACAATATTCTCAAAGTGAACTTTCACAAATTGGTTCCTTTATTAAGCCGGAAAATGACAACCTCTTTACATATATTGGACTAAGAACATTAGCAGATCGTTATTTAACACGTGATTTTAGTAAACAAACATATGAACTGCCTCAAGAGCGTTTTGTCATGATCGCCATGACATTAATGGCAAATGAAAACAAAGATCATCGTCTTGAGCTTGTAAGACAAGCGTATTGGGCAATGAGCAACCTTTACATGACCGTTGCAACACCCACTTTATCAAATGCAGGAAAACCTGTTGGTCAATTATCGAGTTGTTTTATTGATACAATCGATGATAGTTTACAAGGAATTTTTGATAGCAACACTGATATTGCCAATCTTTCAAAATCTGGTGGAGGTGTTGGTGCATATCTTGGGAAAATTCGAAGTCGTGGTAGTGATATCCGTGGATTCAAAGGCGTGTCATCTGGTGTTATTCCATGGATGAAGCAGCTTAACAACACTGCTGTTAGCGTTGACCAATTAGGTCAACGTAAAGGGGCCATCGCTGTTTACTTAGATGTGTGGCATAAAGATATCTTTTCATTTCTTGATTCGAAGCTGAACAATGGTGATGAAAGAATGCGGACACATGACTTATTTACTGGTGTGTGTATTCCTGATGTATTTATGGAGCAGGTTGAAGCACGTGGTGATTGGTACTTATTTGATCCACATGAAGTTCGTAAAGTAATGGGCTTTAGCATCGAAGATTATTTTGATGAACAAAAAGGTCAAGGAAGCTTCAGAGAACACTATTGGGAATGTGTTCAAAATGAACAGTTATCTAAGGAAAAGGTCCCTGCGATTGATATTATGAAGCGAATTATGATCAGTCAGTTAGAAGCTGGTACGCCATATATGTTCTATCGAGATGAGGTAAACCGCAAGAATGCCAACTCACACCAGGGAATGATTTATTGCAGCAATTTGTGCACAGAAATCACACAAAATCAAAGTCCTACAACAGTTGAAGAGCAATTCACTGAGGATGGAAAAATCATTACAGTAAAAACACCAGGTGATTTTGTTGTATGTAACCTCTCCTCTATTAACCTTGCAAAAGCTGTAACAGATGATGTTTTAGAAACACTTATTCCAATCCAAGTAAGAATGCTGGACAATGTTATTGATCTTAATACCATTCCTGTTCTTCAAGCTAGATTAACAAATGAAAAATATAGAGCAATCGGTTTAGGAACATTCGGATGGCATCATCTTCTTGCTCTTAAGCAATTAAAATGGGAAAACGAGGAAGCTGTTTCCTACGCGGACAAGCTATATGAAAGAATTTCTTATCTAACGATTCAAGCTAGCATGGAGCTTTCAAAAGAAAAAGGTGCTTATCCTGTATTTAAAGGCTCTGACTGGGAAACTGGCTCCTATTTCGATAAAAGAGGCTATTCCACAAGTGATAGTGATTTAGATTGGGATACTCTCAAGAAAGATATTCAAAGTTATGGTATACGTAACAGCTATTTAATGGCAGTTGCGCCTAATGCATCAACTTCAATTATTGCAGGCAGCACAGCGAGTATTGACCCAATATTCCAAAAGGTTTACTCAGAAGAAAAGAAAGATTATAAGATTCCGGTTACTGTTCCAGACTTGAATTCTGAAACAACTTGGTATTATAAATCAGCCTATTTTATCGATCAAAAATGGAGCATCAAACAAAATGCTGCTAGACAGCATCATATTGATCAATCCATTTCCTTTAACATATATGTACAAAACACGATAAAAGCTAAGGATTTACTTGATTTACACATAACAGCATGGAGAGAAGGATTAAAAACTACGTATTACTTACGTTCAACTTCCAGCACAATTGAAGAATGTGACTCATGCGCTAGTTAA
- a CDS encoding NAD(P)-dependent oxidoreductase: protein MKKITLFGATGRVGKEILNFLLSDGYSVTALVRSPEKIITSPNLRIIKGDATTFKDVELAISDSDAVVSALNTDGQQTLSLATPNMIEAMVANNITRIITIGTAGILQSRLQPELFRFQSTESRRRTTRAAEEHLAAFNMLKSSPLKWTIICPTYLPDGELTKQYRYSADFLPLDGKEISVEDTAHFAYDQLFKEEFVYKRVGICY from the coding sequence ATGAAGAAGATTACCTTATTTGGCGCAACTGGCCGTGTTGGAAAGGAAATATTAAATTTTCTTTTATCAGATGGTTATTCTGTAACAGCTCTTGTCCGATCTCCTGAAAAAATAATCACCTCCCCTAATTTAAGGATCATAAAAGGTGATGCAACTACCTTTAAAGATGTAGAGCTAGCTATAAGCGACAGTGACGCAGTTGTGAGCGCATTGAACACTGATGGTCAACAAACTCTTTCTCTTGCCACTCCAAATATGATTGAAGCAATGGTAGCTAACAACATTACACGAATCATCACAATTGGCACTGCAGGAATTTTGCAATCACGTCTACAACCGGAGCTTTTTCGTTTTCAATCAACTGAATCACGCCGTAGAACTACAAGAGCAGCAGAAGAGCATTTAGCTGCATTTAATATGTTAAAAAGCAGCCCTTTAAAATGGACAATCATTTGTCCAACTTACCTTCCTGATGGAGAATTAACAAAACAATATCGTTACTCCGCTGATTTTCTACCACTAGACGGAAAAGAAATATCTGTTGAAGATACTGCTCATTTTGCATATGATCAACTGTTTAAAGAGGAGTTTGTTTATAAACGGGTAGGTATTTGTTATTAG
- a CDS encoding universal stress protein → MNSLKHVVVAFDGTDDSKEALELGIRMSKKMDSNLSVIYIHKENLFTEGVDQASTPLLSPVHSYPVGGVGNIPVVPIPQEHSSDRETVLNEKNSKQIMALENEAKQILDRHHVQADVAVSYGEPSEGIVTYAKENNGDLIVVGSRDMSGLKKLIFGSVSEKVSQRASIPVLIAK, encoded by the coding sequence TTGAATTCATTAAAACATGTAGTTGTTGCTTTTGATGGAACAGATGATAGTAAAGAAGCACTAGAATTAGGAATTCGTATGAGTAAGAAAATGGACTCCAACCTTTCTGTTATTTATATTCATAAAGAGAACTTGTTTACAGAAGGTGTTGATCAAGCTAGCACTCCATTGTTATCACCTGTACACTCGTACCCTGTTGGCGGAGTAGGGAATATTCCTGTTGTCCCAATTCCTCAGGAACACAGTAGTGATAGAGAAACGGTCTTAAATGAAAAAAATAGTAAGCAAATAATGGCATTAGAAAATGAAGCAAAGCAAATTTTAGATCGTCATCATGTACAAGCAGACGTTGCCGTTTCATATGGTGAACCTTCTGAAGGAATTGTTACTTATGCAAAAGAAAACAATGGAGATTTAATTGTCGTTGGTAGTCGAGACATGAGCGGCCTAAAAAAATTAATCTTTGGAAGCGTTAGTGAAAAAGTATCACAACGTGCTTCCATCCCAGTATTAATAGCTAAATAA
- a CDS encoding YbjQ family protein, which translates to MIMVTTETVPGKETKEYKGFVRGSTVQSKHIGKDLMAGLKTIVGGELKEYTEMMEEARQKAIGRMVDDAKAKGANAIVCMRLESSAVMQNASEIIAYGTAVTIEE; encoded by the coding sequence ATGATTATGGTGACTACTGAAACTGTACCAGGTAAGGAAACAAAGGAATATAAGGGCTTTGTGAGGGGAAGTACTGTTCAATCTAAGCACATTGGAAAAGATTTAATGGCGGGACTAAAAACCATTGTCGGTGGAGAACTTAAGGAGTACACAGAAATGATGGAAGAAGCCCGACAAAAAGCAATCGGTCGTATGGTTGATGATGCAAAAGCAAAAGGCGCTAACGCGATTGTTTGTATGAGGTTAGAATCTTCTGCTGTGATGCAAAATGCTTCAGAAATAATTGCATATGGTACAGCTGTAACAATAGAAGAGTAG